A window of candidate division KSB1 bacterium contains these coding sequences:
- a CDS encoding family 78 glycoside hydrolase catalytic domain, translating into MNLHVISKISTLVLKNVLIFFSLAFLTGSVYGDTGSTYVIDLRCEYFDEPLGIDTPEPRFSWIIKSPKRGFMQSAFEIQVSKQNNFSNSHELFVWNSGKVHSQKSINITYKGKALKSGTTYYWRVRVWDDEGHTSPWSKVASFHMGLLEQSDWKANWIASTDTKDRSPLLRKEFTLKKVKKAFVYVSGIGNYELYLNGKRVGDFVMEPGPSQHERRVLYMTHDVTNYLKSGNNAIGLWLGEGWGAYSVSDSSRFYQKAKAIGPFDRPTAILQLDVILSSGEVQRIITDETWKTSSSPLTYNNFFGGEDYDARLEQPGWNTPHFEKKWEPVLIKKVKAQLSAQLCPPMKVMDVLKPIKKTHPQKNIFVYDFGHVFGGWFRVAVQGESGVRLKIRGSETLGNSKFPQPLNKNLTLNFSRKCFRECQSQYILRGDGIEVYEPKFYYNGFRYLQIETDHPNALDFLSVKGCIIHSSIEQTGYFECSTKILNDIHRMSVGTFKTIFQGLPGGNTNDEKYAWTGDAHLFFGAAVQNFDMAAFWTKWLTDVADAQSMFKSGVVPNVAPHYHKIVKEKPLRATTAAWGAAYPIVAWATYQYFDDERILADHYKGIKRYCDYLTSISRNYLIKGKIGDHNAPGISPQGEYIDQGKPLWTANLAESAYYFRCIHIQSQIAGVLGKKAESLRYAELAEKIKSAFNDKYFDPERKIYRGGTPAPGFFPLQAINLIPLQMGLVPIEYRQTVLNHVINDISKTHNYHLFTGILGSKAMVDVLPKYKYSDVLYKVATQKSFPGWGYMLENGATTLWQHWTGHKGDHAHAMWGVIDEFFLQDLAGIKSPLNDETAIGYKNIVIRPSAVKNMISANASAKSVRGRIVSDWKRDENRFTLKVQIPANSSATICVPRFHFSDYQIKENDKIIWEQEKFIPGTEGIYHGKLNGDYIEFSVGSGRYQFQYEPDI; encoded by the coding sequence ATGAATTTGCATGTAATTAGTAAAATATCAACTCTGGTTCTTAAAAACGTATTGATCTTTTTCTCTCTGGCTTTTCTAACAGGCTCTGTTTACGGTGATACTGGAAGCACGTATGTTATCGATCTTAGATGTGAATATTTCGATGAACCGCTGGGAATCGATACTCCGGAACCACGCTTTTCATGGATCATTAAAAGTCCGAAACGGGGCTTTATGCAATCCGCATTTGAAATCCAGGTATCAAAACAGAATAATTTTTCAAATTCACATGAGCTCTTTGTCTGGAATAGCGGAAAAGTTCATTCTCAAAAATCAATAAATATTACCTATAAAGGTAAAGCATTAAAAAGCGGAACAACTTACTACTGGCGCGTCCGGGTTTGGGATGATGAAGGACATACAAGTCCATGGAGCAAGGTTGCTTCTTTTCATATGGGATTACTGGAACAATCCGATTGGAAGGCCAACTGGATTGCTTCAACCGATACTAAAGATCGTTCGCCACTTTTACGGAAAGAATTCACTTTAAAAAAAGTTAAAAAGGCTTTCGTTTATGTCTCTGGAATTGGAAATTACGAGCTCTATTTAAACGGCAAAAGAGTCGGTGATTTTGTTATGGAGCCTGGACCTAGTCAACACGAACGCCGAGTGTTATACATGACGCATGATGTCACTAATTACCTGAAAAGCGGTAATAACGCTATTGGACTATGGCTTGGAGAAGGCTGGGGAGCCTATAGTGTAAGTGATAGCAGCCGGTTTTATCAAAAGGCGAAAGCTATCGGTCCGTTTGACAGACCAACGGCCATTTTACAGCTGGATGTGATTTTATCATCAGGAGAGGTGCAAAGAATAATTACGGATGAGACCTGGAAGACCTCTTCAAGTCCGCTTACGTATAATAATTTTTTTGGTGGGGAAGATTATGATGCCCGACTGGAACAACCCGGTTGGAACACTCCCCACTTTGAAAAGAAATGGGAGCCTGTCCTGATAAAAAAAGTGAAAGCCCAATTGTCAGCTCAATTATGTCCTCCGATGAAGGTAATGGATGTATTAAAACCCATTAAAAAAACACATCCACAGAAGAATATCTTTGTCTATGATTTTGGTCATGTTTTTGGCGGATGGTTCCGTGTGGCTGTCCAAGGAGAAAGCGGGGTCCGGTTGAAAATTCGCGGTTCGGAAACATTGGGAAACAGTAAATTTCCTCAACCATTAAATAAAAACCTGACTTTGAATTTTTCACGAAAATGTTTTCGGGAATGTCAGAGTCAGTATATATTACGAGGTGATGGTATTGAAGTTTATGAGCCAAAGTTTTATTATAATGGTTTTCGATACTTGCAAATTGAAACAGACCACCCGAACGCATTGGATTTTTTAAGTGTTAAAGGCTGCATCATACATTCTTCAATAGAACAAACCGGATATTTTGAATGTTCTACAAAAATATTAAATGATATTCATAGAATGAGTGTGGGAACATTCAAGACGATTTTTCAGGGATTGCCTGGCGGCAATACAAATGATGAAAAGTACGCCTGGACCGGAGATGCGCATCTGTTTTTTGGAGCGGCTGTCCAAAATTTTGACATGGCCGCATTCTGGACAAAGTGGTTGACTGATGTTGCGGATGCACAAAGTATGTTTAAATCAGGGGTCGTACCAAATGTAGCCCCGCATTATCATAAAATTGTAAAAGAGAAACCGCTTAGAGCAACAACCGCAGCTTGGGGAGCGGCTTATCCAATTGTTGCATGGGCGACATATCAATATTTTGACGATGAACGAATCCTGGCTGACCATTATAAAGGCATAAAGCGATATTGTGATTACTTGACATCAATTTCCAGAAACTACCTTATTAAAGGTAAAATAGGGGATCATAATGCGCCGGGAATATCTCCACAAGGGGAATATATAGATCAGGGAAAACCTTTATGGACAGCAAACTTGGCTGAATCGGCTTATTACTTTCGTTGCATTCATATTCAGAGTCAGATTGCGGGTGTTTTGGGAAAAAAAGCTGAAAGCCTGAGATATGCAGAGTTGGCCGAAAAAATTAAATCCGCCTTTAATGATAAATATTTTGATCCGGAACGTAAGATCTATAGAGGTGGAACACCTGCCCCAGGGTTTTTCCCTCTACAAGCAATAAATTTAATCCCTTTACAAATGGGACTAGTGCCGATAGAATACCGGCAGACTGTCTTGAATCATGTCATAAATGACATCAGTAAAACACACAATTACCATCTTTTCACCGGAATTCTGGGAAGCAAAGCCATGGTGGATGTGCTGCCGAAATATAAATATTCCGATGTGCTCTATAAGGTGGCCACACAGAAATCATTTCCTGGATGGGGATACATGCTGGAAAATGGCGCAACAACATTGTGGCAGCACTGGACAGGACACAAAGGCGATCATGCCCATGCAATGTGGGGAGTAATTGACGAATTCTTTTTGCAAGATCTGGCAGGAATAAAATCACCGCTAAACGACGAAACTGCCATTGGATATAAAAATATTGTAATAAGACCTTCTGCTGTTAAAAATATGATTTCTGCAAATGCATCAGCAAAAAGTGTCCGAGGAAGGATTGTCTCTGATTGGAAGAGAGATGAGAATAGATTTACTTTAAAGGTTCAAATACCAGCAAACAGTTCTGCAACTATTTGTGTACCGCGATTCCATTTTTCTGATTATCAGATCAAAGAAAATGATAAAATTATTTGGGAACAAGAAAAGTTTATACCCGGAACTGAGGGTATCTATCATGGTAAATTAAATGGAGATTATATTGAATTTTCAGTTGGTTCAGGCAGATATCAGTTTCAGTATGAGCCTGATATATAA
- a CDS encoding sulfatase-like hydrolase/transferase: MIIILHLRISFQEQGYHTAVAGKWQLPGQLPTLVYDTGFDKYCIWMNEIPDSIEYSGGLEKPGKPSRFHYPGILQNGKQLQTEPDDYGPDMYTDFIIDFMKNGGDQPFLVYYPMCLTHLPWDPTPDQPDIQNAPAPERLAANVEYMDKMIGRLIQALDESGLRDNTIILFTGDNGTKYNGKYTPTELGARVPMIVNAPRLLQNGVVSDELLDLSDVMPTIADFTGASLPTDRVIDGHSFAHIVKGEPGPVRDWCFSFLSDKRVLRDKRWLLEYNSPDEFGYFYYCGDSRNGEDYKEVTHSNDPKVITARKRFINILRNLPAPQMTGTEADEYRQKMMQKMKALPERLRRFCAWIDFDLPYDDY; the protein is encoded by the coding sequence GTGATTATCATATTACATTTGCGGATATCGTTCCAGGAACAGGGCTACCACACAGCGGTCGCCGGTAAATGGCAGCTGCCGGGGCAACTTCCGACCCTGGTTTATGATACGGGATTTGACAAGTATTGTATCTGGATGAACGAGATACCGGATTCTATCGAGTATTCAGGTGGACTGGAAAAACCAGGGAAACCTTCGAGATTCCATTATCCCGGTATTTTACAAAACGGAAAACAGCTGCAGACAGAGCCGGATGATTACGGTCCGGATATGTATACGGATTTTATTATTGATTTTATGAAAAACGGCGGAGACCAGCCGTTTCTGGTTTATTATCCCATGTGTCTGACTCACTTGCCCTGGGATCCCACACCGGATCAGCCAGATATTCAGAACGCACCTGCCCCTGAACGGCTCGCGGCAAATGTTGAATATATGGACAAAATGATCGGACGTCTAATTCAGGCTTTGGATGAATCCGGACTGCGTGACAATACTATCATTCTATTCACAGGTGATAATGGCACAAAATATAATGGCAAGTATACACCGACCGAGCTGGGTGCACGCGTTCCCATGATTGTGAATGCGCCGAGACTATTGCAAAACGGTGTGGTCAGCGATGAATTGCTGGATTTGTCGGATGTCATGCCCACGATTGCGGATTTCACCGGCGCTTCCCTCCCGACTGATCGGGTGATTGACGGTCACAGTTTTGCCCATATTGTCAAAGGAGAGCCGGGGCCGGTGCGGGATTGGTGTTTCAGTTTTCTTTCCGATAAACGTGTCCTGCGTGACAAACGATGGCTGCTGGAATATAACAGTCCGGATGAGTTTGGCTATTTTTATTACTGCGGAGACAGCCGCAACGGTGAAGACTATAAAGAGGTGACCCATTCCAATGATCCGAAGGTGATTACTGCCAGAAAGCGGTTTATTAATATTTTACGAAACCTGCCCGCACCGCAGATGACCGGAACAGAAGCGGATGAGTACCGGCAAAAAATGATGCAAAAGATGAAGGCTTTGCCTGAACGTCTACGGCGGTTTTGTGCGTGGATTGATTTTGATTTGCCGTATGATGATTACTAG
- a CDS encoding sulfatase-like hydrolase/transferase, translated as MNPSSRRQFIRFMGIGTASMFLPLSACGRKKHPPNILLIMADDLGAKELGCYGHPHHQTPNLDNLAETGIRFRTCYAAPVCSPTRVMLMTGQYGFRNGWTDNRYRVGGAGDSEKAQIGDYHITFADIVPGTGLPHSGRR; from the coding sequence GTGAATCCATCATCCAGACGTCAATTTATCCGTTTCATGGGAATAGGAACAGCATCCATGTTCCTGCCGCTCAGCGCCTGCGGCCGAAAAAAACATCCCCCGAATATTCTCTTGATTATGGCGGATGATCTGGGTGCCAAAGAACTGGGTTGTTATGGACATCCGCACCATCAAACACCGAATCTGGACAACCTGGCAGAGACCGGTATCCGCTTCCGTACCTGTTACGCCGCACCAGTGTGCAGTCCCACTCGAGTGATGCTGATGACCGGTCAATACGGATTCAGAAACGGTTGGACCGATAACCGCTATCGCGTAGGTGGAGCCGGGGATTCGGAAAAGGCACAAATCGGTGATTATCATATTACATTTGCGGATATCGTTCCAGGAACAGGGCTACCACACAGCGGTCGCCGGTAA
- a CDS encoding DUF1961 family protein has product MNSTCRTFRRAAGFLPLLLFLIACTGGEKSEQIDPLIDPGAVDPFEQAKGDLLYKNPMSDSVLMADWVMEGPGQLEFKDSWMHMHAHDWHWIQWISTPGHHVFWCPMDFPDRFIAEWQAQNIKPKAGLCIVFFAAQGVNSRSIFNPALPERQGRFKSYINGRINNYHISYYANAPHNPDRRRSHLRKNSGFHLAQIGYEGIPTASKRIHHMKLIKDGGHIVMYVDHRCIIDWTDDGQIAGPMLRNGKIGFRQMRWSHFRYRDFKVWSIKD; this is encoded by the coding sequence ATGAACTCAACATGCAGGACTTTTCGCAGAGCTGCCGGATTTTTACCACTTTTGCTTTTTCTAATTGCCTGCACTGGAGGCGAAAAATCGGAACAGATTGATCCCCTTATTGATCCAGGCGCTGTTGATCCATTTGAACAGGCCAAAGGCGACCTATTGTATAAAAACCCGATGTCTGACTCTGTTCTGATGGCAGACTGGGTCATGGAAGGTCCAGGACAATTAGAATTCAAAGACAGTTGGATGCACATGCATGCGCACGACTGGCATTGGATTCAATGGATTTCTACTCCCGGTCATCATGTATTCTGGTGTCCCATGGATTTTCCGGATCGTTTTATCGCCGAGTGGCAGGCCCAAAATATAAAACCCAAAGCCGGATTATGCATTGTGTTTTTTGCGGCACAGGGTGTCAACAGCCGGAGCATCTTTAATCCGGCATTGCCGGAACGCCAGGGCCGATTCAAATCCTATATCAACGGCCGGATCAATAATTACCATATCTCCTATTATGCCAATGCGCCGCACAATCCCGACCGCCGCAGATCGCATCTGCGCAAAAACAGCGGCTTTCATCTGGCTCAAATCGGCTATGAAGGCATCCCGACAGCCTCTAAACGTATTCATCATATGAAATTAATAAAGGACGGCGGACATATTGTCATGTACGTGGATCACAGATGCATCATCGACTGGACCGATGATGGACAAATCGCGGGTCCGATGCTTCGGAACGGCAAAATCGGATTCCGTCAAATGCGCTGGTCGCATTTCCGCTATCGGGATTTCAAAGTATGGAGCATCAAAGATTGA
- a CDS encoding enolase C-terminal domain-like protein — MISNLDQQVVEQVRKVMGPDAFILGDVNRGYTSFDSLDDLAVILRSLYDHGLDACEDPAELINRQWVELQEKVDGLALVPDRPTRTSWLALESLIPDMGRYYNMHPAGLGSIRHMIQVTEQIKQWGHGIMIGDASLIGPGCSAWQQIAIGVGASWVEAIEKPQESEVFLKAIISKSTFQKHGLITMQPKPGFGLEVDDQFLRKMADDYCSL, encoded by the coding sequence GTGATCAGCAACCTGGACCAGCAGGTCGTTGAGCAGGTTCGGAAAGTGATGGGTCCTGACGCTTTTATTCTCGGTGATGTCAACCGGGGTTATACATCCTTTGACTCGCTGGATGATCTGGCTGTAATCTTGAGATCGTTATATGATCACGGTTTGGATGCCTGTGAGGACCCGGCTGAATTGATAAACCGGCAATGGGTTGAGCTGCAGGAAAAAGTAGACGGTCTCGCACTGGTTCCGGACCGGCCAACCCGGACTTCATGGCTTGCACTGGAGAGTCTGATCCCCGATATGGGGAGATATTATAACATGCATCCTGCAGGACTCGGCAGTATTCGACACATGATACAGGTCACTGAACAAATCAAACAATGGGGCCATGGCATTATGATTGGCGATGCAAGTCTGATCGGTCCCGGCTGCAGTGCCTGGCAGCAGATTGCCATAGGTGTAGGCGCTTCGTGGGTGGAAGCGATTGAAAAACCCCAGGAAAGTGAGGTGTTTTTAAAAGCCATCATTTCAAAATCGACATTTCAAAAACACGGCCTGATTACCATGCAACCCAAACCGGGTTTCGGGCTTGAAGTGGATGATCAGTTTTTAAGAAAAATGGCTGATGACTATTGCTCCTTATAA
- a CDS encoding glycoside hydrolase family 127 protein has protein sequence MTEGYTGYLYEISPYLQENSGWLGGDERGWEEAPYWLRGFYDLSVLTENSRIDSVADKWIEAVINSQQNDGYYGSETNKLIVSEAVSDSMTDLWPHMVMNDVLISHYEVTKDERVIPMLTGFFRYCADLPEELFLSRFSWNFEKNSQYLDKHFSSKQRVQLARAGDFIPQIYWLYARTKDEWLLDLTLKIYQKIQPPLSQWLDHHNVHFMQRFRYPAQLYTLTGDEYYLNQSRYFYDQMMQTWGQMPRGAFAADERIRIGRIDPRQGFESCGIVEGNKSFYILGDLTGNIEYADKIEDLTFNWLPACHTPDLKAVRYFTAANMAYSVRDMDYQKQNRQRKPFHGTSVFAANTHRCCLHNTGMGWPWFVKNMWKASADNGLIAWLYGPNKVNAKVGESGADIQVISRTAFPFSDQILFKFDLEKAVHFPLYLRIPLWADRLILVINNEQKLIKDEPGRFIKIERQWRDDDEIMLEFKPKVTLTHWPRTKSVTVNRGPLSYSVRIQGNWINKMSGASGWSDNKWELLPASDWNYGLVIDKDIRIHIKEQIPDQPWDEKSVPVTLKIPARKIPGWKASVKHTVDPLRQGPVHSDEKTEWIDMIPMGAAHLRITCLPVISKKQDARYWQDIPDPNEFMLERIGD, from the coding sequence ATGACAGAAGGATATACAGGCTACCTTTATGAAATCAGCCCCTATCTGCAGGAAAACAGCGGATGGCTCGGCGGCGATGAACGCGGCTGGGAGGAAGCGCCGTACTGGCTTCGCGGATTCTATGATCTTTCGGTGTTGACCGAAAATTCACGGATTGATTCAGTTGCTGATAAATGGATTGAAGCGGTCATCAATTCTCAGCAGAACGACGGCTATTACGGCTCTGAGACGAACAAACTGATTGTTTCAGAAGCTGTGAGTGACTCGATGACGGATTTGTGGCCGCATATGGTAATGAATGATGTGTTGATCAGTCATTATGAAGTGACAAAGGATGAGCGGGTTATACCGATGCTGACCGGCTTTTTCCGGTATTGTGCTGATTTGCCTGAGGAATTGTTTCTTTCCCGATTTTCGTGGAATTTTGAAAAAAACAGTCAATATCTTGATAAACATTTCAGTTCAAAACAGCGTGTCCAATTGGCACGTGCGGGTGATTTTATACCGCAAATCTATTGGCTCTATGCTCGTACAAAAGATGAATGGCTTTTGGATTTGACTCTGAAAATTTACCAAAAAATCCAGCCACCGCTCAGCCAGTGGCTGGATCATCACAATGTTCATTTTATGCAACGGTTCCGCTATCCGGCACAATTGTATACATTGACAGGTGATGAGTATTATCTGAATCAAAGCCGCTATTTTTATGATCAGATGATGCAGACCTGGGGCCAAATGCCGCGCGGCGCTTTTGCCGCGGATGAACGTATCAGAATCGGTAGAATCGACCCCAGACAGGGATTTGAATCCTGCGGCATTGTGGAAGGTAATAAAAGCTTTTATATCCTCGGTGACCTGACCGGGAATATTGAATATGCGGATAAAATCGAAGATCTTACGTTTAACTGGCTCCCGGCTTGTCATACTCCGGACTTGAAAGCGGTGCGCTATTTTACAGCTGCCAATATGGCCTATTCCGTACGTGATATGGATTACCAGAAACAGAACAGACAGAGAAAACCCTTTCACGGAACGTCTGTCTTTGCAGCCAATACCCATCGATGCTGCCTGCATAATACGGGCATGGGCTGGCCGTGGTTTGTCAAAAATATGTGGAAGGCATCAGCGGATAACGGATTGATCGCTTGGTTATACGGACCGAACAAAGTTAATGCCAAAGTCGGTGAATCGGGTGCCGATATCCAGGTTATCAGCCGCACGGCTTTTCCCTTTTCGGATCAAATTCTGTTCAAATTTGATTTGGAAAAAGCAGTCCATTTCCCTCTTTATCTGAGGATTCCGTTATGGGCGGATCGATTAATTCTCGTGATTAACAATGAACAGAAATTGATCAAAGATGAACCGGGACGATTTATCAAGATTGAAAGGCAATGGCGTGACGATGATGAAATTATGTTAGAGTTCAAACCCAAAGTCACACTGACTCACTGGCCGCGAACAAAAAGTGTAACCGTCAATCGGGGTCCTCTGAGTTATTCGGTGCGCATCCAAGGGAATTGGATTAATAAAATGTCCGGTGCGTCCGGATGGAGTGATAATAAATGGGAACTTTTACCGGCATCTGACTGGAATTACGGTCTGGTCATCGATAAAGATATTCGTATCCATATCAAAGAGCAAATCCCTGATCAGCCCTGGGATGAAAAATCCGTACCTGTTACCCTGAAAATTCCGGCCCGAAAAATCCCCGGCTGGAAGGCGTCTGTCAAACATACTGTTGATCCCCTGCGTCAGGGACCTGTACACTCTGATGAAAAAACCGAGTGGATAGACATGATACCCATGGGAGCGGCGCATCTCCGAATAACCTGTCTGCCGGTGATATCAAAAAAGCAGGATGCCCGGTATTGGCAGGATATTCCTGATCCAAATGAGTTTATGCTCGAACGAATCGGTGACTAA
- a CDS encoding sulfatase-like hydrolase/transferase — protein sequence MVAHLIRPRNWNKLAGTGIQFMHCYSQPLCTPSRVQIMTGQYNFRNYTGWGTLDLHQRTFGDVMKKGGYATCLSGKWQLKGDLNAPQKAGFDEYCFWNIGSGFAAIKGSRYANPTIYQNGKKLKNLENKYGPDVFCEFATRFITKHRNDPFFVYYPMVLPHRPFRPTPDSLINSENTGASERSSNQNFADMVAYVDKIVGCIVDKLDTLGIRENTLILFTTDNGTHEQIVSKLGKVSIRGGKGQTTDAGTRVPLIANWKGHTPEGMISNDLVDFTDFLPTVAELGDIPLSTVIPIDGVSFFPQLLGKQENPREWVFCSFNPKKSGYSNKEIRFARDQRWKLYDSGQLFDIKNDPLESHPVSKNNQTPKATSARQKLQKALASYQHVEY from the coding sequence ATGGTAGCACATCTTATTCGACCCCGGAATTGGAACAAACTTGCAGGAACCGGAATTCAGTTCATGCATTGTTATTCCCAGCCGTTGTGTACACCTTCGAGGGTACAGATCATGACCGGACAATATAATTTCAGAAATTATACAGGCTGGGGCACTCTTGATCTGCACCAAAGGACTTTTGGAGATGTCATGAAAAAAGGAGGTTATGCCACATGTCTTTCAGGTAAATGGCAGCTTAAAGGTGATTTAAATGCTCCGCAAAAGGCAGGTTTTGATGAATATTGTTTTTGGAATATTGGTTCTGGATTTGCCGCAATAAAAGGATCACGCTACGCAAATCCGACTATCTATCAAAATGGCAAAAAATTAAAAAATCTGGAGAACAAATATGGTCCGGATGTGTTTTGTGAATTTGCCACACGTTTTATAACAAAACACCGCAATGATCCATTTTTTGTCTATTATCCCATGGTTTTGCCTCATCGTCCATTTCGGCCTACACCTGATAGTCTTATAAATTCAGAGAACACTGGCGCTTCTGAAAGGAGCTCAAATCAGAACTTTGCCGATATGGTTGCTTATGTGGATAAAATTGTCGGATGCATTGTTGATAAATTAGACACACTTGGTATCCGTGAGAATACATTGATTTTATTCACAACTGATAACGGAACGCATGAACAAATTGTTTCAAAACTCGGCAAGGTTTCGATTCGAGGTGGTAAGGGGCAAACAACAGATGCAGGAACACGTGTGCCTCTTATTGCAAATTGGAAAGGCCATACTCCAGAGGGTATGATCAGTAACGATCTTGTCGACTTTACAGATTTTCTTCCGACCGTGGCTGAATTAGGCGATATTCCGCTGTCCACCGTCATTCCCATCGACGGGGTCAGTTTTTTTCCACAGCTTTTAGGTAAACAAGAAAATCCACGTGAATGGGTATTCTGCAGTTTTAATCCAAAAAAATCGGGTTATTCGAATAAAGAAATTCGCTTTGCTCGTGATCAACGTTGGAAACTTTATGATAGCGGACAGTTGTTTGATATTAAAAACGATCCATTGGAAAGTCATCCTGTTTCAAAAAATAATCAGACACCAAAAGCAACCTCAGCAAGACAGAAATTGCAAAAGGCTCTCGCATCTTATCAACATGTAGAGTATTAG
- a CDS encoding PorV/PorQ family protein — MKKLVKRSIIIIFCFGLFSVHAQVGIKKVAQSTMGFLKVGVSPKAAAMGNAYTAVCNDVESMFYNPAGLAEIPDAGLSAFLSQTQWIADINYLAGGLARNFGTLGTFGISFLSVDYGDIQGVELVSLSDPQGYRLTGNLDIGAYALGLAYARRISTQFSMGGLVQYVGQNLGDSRLDNGTVENSVDKVIFNFGIKYQTDFKRFRFAMAIRNFSTDVKYEEISVQMPMVFMVGMGIDVLQVISPDYQGDPFLISVEFLHPNNYTERVNIGSEYTLIGVLALRAGYEFNRDLAGFSAGFGIRPEIGGKLFELSYSYSDMQVFDAVNRLSFTFAL, encoded by the coding sequence ATGAAAAAACTGGTAAAAAGATCTATAATCATCATATTTTGTTTCGGTCTGTTTTCCGTTCATGCCCAGGTCGGAATAAAAAAAGTCGCCCAGAGCACCATGGGATTCCTCAAAGTGGGTGTTTCGCCAAAAGCGGCTGCAATGGGCAATGCGTATACGGCAGTGTGTAATGATGTAGAGAGTATGTTTTACAATCCAGCCGGACTGGCCGAGATACCGGATGCCGGTCTGAGTGCATTTTTATCGCAAACACAATGGATTGCAGATATCAACTATCTGGCCGGAGGTTTGGCCCGCAATTTCGGTACTCTGGGAACGTTTGGAATCAGTTTTTTATCCGTGGATTACGGCGATATCCAGGGCGTGGAACTCGTGTCCTTGTCCGATCCCCAGGGCTACCGGTTGACCGGAAATCTGGATATCGGTGCATACGCACTCGGCCTGGCCTATGCCAGGCGCATCAGCACACAATTCTCCATGGGAGGACTGGTGCAGTATGTCGGTCAGAATCTGGGAGATTCCAGGCTGGACAACGGCACGGTCGAAAATTCTGTGGACAAGGTGATCTTTAATTTCGGTATTAAATATCAAACAGATTTCAAACGTTTTCGTTTTGCGATGGCGATCCGAAATTTTTCCACCGATGTAAAATATGAAGAGATCAGTGTACAGATGCCCATGGTGTTTATGGTGGGTATGGGCATAGATGTCTTGCAGGTGATCAGTCCGGATTACCAGGGTGATCCGTTTTTGATTTCTGTTGAATTTTTGCATCCGAATAATTATACCGAACGCGTGAACATTGGTAGTGAATACACACTGATAGGGGTGTTGGCGCTGCGCGCCGGTTATGAGTTCAACCGGGATCTTGCCGGTTTTTCAGCCGGATTCGGGATCCGGCCCGAAATCGGTGGTAAACTATTCGAACTCAGTTACTCGTATTCAGATATGCAGGTGTTTGATGCTGTGAATCGGCTGTCGTTTACGTTTGCGCTATGA